Proteins encoded together in one Trichocoleus sp. window:
- a CDS encoding phage tail protein, with protein sequence MPTPTFPSQFEPVIGTEIQERFRVHEVRFGDGYRHTSPAGLNTKERTLNVSFSGLSEANKNTLINFLNSLNSTSSFFFTLPGEAIASLYKCQSYRYTTLGGKRWTVSAEFVLVYN encoded by the coding sequence TTGCCTACACCTACATTCCCATCCCAGTTTGAACCTGTGATTGGAACAGAAATCCAGGAACGCTTTCGAGTTCACGAAGTTCGCTTTGGAGATGGATATCGCCACACTTCTCCTGCTGGTTTGAACACCAAGGAGCGTACTTTGAACGTCAGCTTCTCTGGACTTTCTGAAGCCAACAAAAACACGCTGATTAATTTCCTTAACTCATTGAATAGCACAAGCTCATTCTTCTTCACGCTGCCTGGAGAAGCGATCGCAAGCCTGTATAAATGCCAGTCCTATCGCTACACAACTTTAGGTGGAAAGAGGTGGACTGTCAGTGCTGAATTTGTCCTGGTTTACAACTAA